The following are encoded in a window of Amycolatopsis lexingtonensis genomic DNA:
- a CDS encoding alpha/beta fold hydrolase, whose translation MKRALGALGVAAVVGAGVLTAATPGAAVTSHPKPTVVLVHGAFEDASAWAPVTHRLLAEHYPVLVPAVPLRGVAADVASLQGVLDSVPGPKILVGHSYGGLLISELAGSTREVKALVYAAAFIPEAGETAGQLNAQFPGSLIGPSTTHTVGPELFVNAASYPSLFAAGLPALDTAVAAAGQRPILAAAFDEKILATAPAGIRKYALVATHDNAIPPAAERFEARRAHASITEVDSPHAIATAAPDSVVDVIHRATR comes from the coding sequence ATGAAGCGCGCTCTCGGTGCACTGGGCGTCGCGGCGGTCGTCGGGGCGGGCGTGCTCACCGCCGCCACCCCCGGCGCCGCCGTGACGTCGCACCCGAAGCCGACGGTCGTGCTGGTCCACGGCGCGTTCGAGGACGCGTCGGCGTGGGCTCCGGTGACCCACCGGCTGCTGGCCGAGCACTACCCGGTGCTCGTGCCGGCGGTCCCGCTGCGCGGCGTCGCGGCGGATGTGGCCTCACTGCAAGGAGTCCTGGATTCCGTGCCGGGACCCAAGATCCTCGTCGGGCACTCCTACGGCGGCTTGCTGATCAGCGAGCTGGCGGGCTCGACGCGGGAGGTGAAGGCGCTGGTCTACGCGGCGGCGTTCATCCCGGAGGCGGGTGAGACGGCGGGTCAGCTGAACGCCCAGTTCCCGGGCTCGCTGATCGGCCCGTCGACGACGCACACGGTCGGCCCGGAGCTGTTCGTGAACGCGGCGAGCTACCCCTCGCTGTTCGCCGCGGGCCTGCCGGCTCTGGACACCGCCGTCGCCGCGGCGGGCCAGCGCCCGATCCTGGCGGCGGCGTTCGACGAGAAGATCCTCGCCACGGCGCCGGCGGGCATCCGGAAGTACGCGCTCGTGGCGACGCATGACAATGCGATCCCGCCGGCGGCGGAACGCTTCGAGGCCCGGCGCGCACACGCGTCGATCACCGAAGTGGACTCCCCGCACGCGATCGCGACCGCGGCTCCCGACTCGGTCGTCGACGTCATCCACCGCGCGACGCGCTGA
- a CDS encoding organic hydroperoxide resistance protein — translation MSEVTYTAVATSTAEGRNGGRATSDDGALDVTLAVPKAFGGAGDGTNPEQLFAAGWASCFVGAVRRVAGMKKVPLNDLAVVAEVTLHHDTEAGEFKLSAVLHLEATGIDQATADELVNGAHQVCPYSKATRGNIEVTLDATVA, via the coding sequence ATGTCCGAAGTGACCTACACCGCCGTCGCCACCTCCACCGCGGAGGGCCGCAACGGCGGCCGCGCGACCTCCGACGACGGCGCGCTCGACGTCACCCTCGCCGTCCCGAAGGCCTTCGGCGGCGCGGGCGACGGCACCAACCCGGAGCAGCTGTTCGCGGCCGGCTGGGCGTCCTGCTTCGTCGGCGCGGTGCGCCGGGTCGCGGGCATGAAGAAGGTGCCGCTGAACGACCTCGCCGTGGTCGCGGAGGTCACCCTCCACCACGACACCGAGGCGGGCGAGTTCAAGCTCAGCGCCGTGCTGCACCTGGAGGCGACGGGCATCGACCAGGCCACCGCCGACGAGCTCGTCAACGGCGCGCACCAGGTGTGCCCGTACTCGAAGGCGACGCGCGGCAACATCGAGGTCACCCTCGACGCGACGGTCGCGTGA
- a CDS encoding ABC-F family ATP-binding cassette domain-containing protein, giving the protein MSEIVLSGLSFSWPDDTPVFDHLSATFPAGRTGLVAPNGSGKTTLLKLVAGVLRPSAGSVAADGVLGYLPQDLPLSGEPSVAEVLGVAPVLRAIAAVEAGDAAEEHFTTIGTDWDIEERTRAQLDRLGLDVTLDRSLSTLSGGQIVSLGLAAQLLKRPDVLLLDEPTNNLDLVARHKLYSVLDDWSGCLLLVSHDRALLDRMDRIAELHRGEIRFHGGNFTEYEHAVQAAREVAEKNIRSAEQEVKREKREMQQARERAARRASTASRNLGNAGLPKIFAGTMKRNAQESAAKAEGTHAARVGAAKAKLDQAERELRTEQKISLELPQTVVPAGRTLFLGEGLRVRDLFGDGVDLAIRGPERIALTGPNGAGKSTLLRILRGDLEPDGGSVSRADGRIAFLSQRLDLLDDDRSVAENLAAAAPALPTAQRMNLLARFLFRGSRVQLPVGALSGGERLRATLACVLFAEPAPQLLLLDEPTNNLDLLSTGQLESALTAFRGAFVVVSHDERFLQAIGTDRWLRLENGDLHG; this is encoded by the coding sequence GTGTCCGAAATCGTCCTGTCCGGCCTGTCCTTTTCCTGGCCGGACGACACTCCCGTCTTCGATCACCTCTCCGCCACCTTCCCCGCCGGCCGCACCGGGCTCGTCGCGCCGAACGGGTCCGGCAAGACGACGCTGCTGAAGCTCGTCGCCGGGGTGCTGCGACCGTCGGCGGGCAGTGTCGCCGCCGACGGCGTCCTCGGTTACCTGCCGCAGGACCTACCGTTGTCCGGCGAGCCGTCCGTCGCCGAAGTCCTCGGTGTCGCCCCGGTTCTGCGCGCCATCGCCGCCGTCGAAGCCGGAGACGCCGCCGAGGAGCACTTCACCACCATCGGCACCGATTGGGACATCGAGGAACGCACCCGCGCCCAGCTCGACCGGCTCGGCCTCGACGTCACCCTCGACCGGTCGCTGAGCACGCTGTCCGGCGGCCAGATCGTCTCGCTCGGCCTGGCCGCGCAACTGCTGAAGCGGCCCGACGTACTGCTGCTCGACGAACCCACGAACAACCTCGACCTGGTCGCGCGCCACAAGTTGTACAGCGTGCTCGACGACTGGTCCGGCTGCCTGCTCCTGGTCAGCCACGACCGCGCGCTGCTCGACCGGATGGACCGGATCGCCGAGCTCCACCGCGGCGAAATCCGGTTCCACGGCGGGAACTTCACCGAGTACGAGCACGCCGTCCAAGCCGCGCGCGAAGTCGCCGAGAAGAACATCCGCAGTGCCGAACAGGAAGTCAAACGCGAGAAGCGGGAGATGCAGCAGGCGCGGGAACGGGCCGCGCGCCGGGCGAGCACCGCGTCGCGCAACCTCGGCAACGCCGGGCTGCCCAAGATCTTCGCCGGCACCATGAAGCGCAACGCCCAGGAGTCGGCGGCCAAGGCGGAGGGCACGCACGCGGCGCGCGTCGGCGCCGCGAAGGCCAAGCTCGACCAGGCCGAGCGCGAACTGCGCACCGAGCAGAAGATCAGCCTGGAGCTGCCGCAGACGGTGGTCCCGGCGGGCCGGACGCTGTTCCTCGGCGAGGGCCTGCGGGTACGCGATCTCTTCGGCGACGGCGTCGACCTGGCGATCCGCGGCCCCGAGCGGATCGCGCTCACCGGCCCCAACGGCGCCGGGAAGTCCACCCTGCTGCGGATCCTGCGGGGCGACCTCGAGCCCGACGGCGGTTCGGTGTCCCGCGCCGACGGCCGGATCGCGTTCCTCTCGCAGCGGCTCGACCTGCTGGACGACGACCGCTCGGTGGCGGAGAACCTGGCCGCCGCCGCACCGGCGTTGCCGACGGCCCAGCGGATGAACCTGTTGGCGCGCTTCCTGTTCCGCGGCTCCCGCGTGCAGCTACCGGTCGGCGCGCTCTCCGGCGGCGAACGGCTGCGCGCCACGCTGGCCTGCGTCCTGTTCGCCGAACCGGCGCCGCAGCTGCTGCTGCTCGACGAGCCGACGAACAACCTCGACCTGCTCAGCACCGGGCAGCTGGAGAGCGCGCTGACGGCGTTCCGGGGCGCGTTCGTCGTCGTCAGCCACGACGAACGGTTCCTGCAAGCGATCGGCACGGATCGGTGGCTGCGGCTGGAAAACGGCGACTTACACGGGTGA
- a CDS encoding ArsR/SmtB family transcription factor translates to MTIAEDADPMWELLMSSYRIRRPEGEPLFGRWRRGSRSAVPESGRLLMSAVPPYGYCPDFLTPAGARTIGEGVSTVLETPSPVLAADVAELAAQGTRVPPWLRRLAEGEPRELRRLGTALHDYYRQCVAPDWPSVRRAVARDRRRLQSSLDRGGPQLLLSTLHPDITWTPPVLRVRFPIEQELHLDGRGLRLIPTFFAHGMPTTYKDPGLPPVLVYSISHTRFDSDAEPGPSLAALLGHTRARVLMTVAITRCNTSELAELTGISLATASQHASVLRASGLITSARSGKSQIHEITPLGLGVIRAS, encoded by the coding sequence GTGACCATCGCCGAGGACGCCGACCCGATGTGGGAACTGCTGATGAGCAGCTACCGGATCCGGCGCCCGGAAGGCGAGCCGCTGTTCGGCCGCTGGCGCCGGGGGTCACGCTCCGCAGTCCCCGAGTCCGGCCGGCTCCTCATGTCGGCGGTCCCCCCATACGGTTACTGCCCCGATTTCCTGACCCCGGCCGGCGCCCGCACCATCGGCGAAGGCGTCTCGACGGTCCTCGAAACGCCGTCGCCGGTGCTGGCCGCCGACGTCGCCGAGCTGGCGGCGCAGGGCACCCGCGTCCCCCCGTGGCTGCGGCGCCTCGCCGAGGGCGAACCCCGCGAACTGCGGCGCCTGGGCACGGCCCTGCACGACTACTACCGCCAGTGCGTGGCCCCGGACTGGCCGTCGGTGCGCCGCGCGGTCGCCCGCGACCGCCGCCGTCTGCAGTCGAGCCTGGATCGAGGCGGCCCGCAGCTGCTGCTGTCGACGTTGCACCCGGACATCACGTGGACCCCACCGGTGCTGCGGGTGCGCTTCCCGATCGAGCAGGAACTCCACCTCGACGGCCGCGGCCTGCGCCTGATCCCGACGTTCTTCGCGCACGGCATGCCGACGACGTACAAGGACCCGGGCCTGCCCCCGGTGCTGGTGTACTCGATCAGCCACACGCGCTTCGACAGCGACGCCGAGCCGGGCCCGTCGCTGGCGGCGCTGCTCGGGCACACGCGGGCGCGGGTGCTGATGACGGTCGCGATCACGCGGTGCAACACGAGCGAGCTGGCGGAGTTGACGGGGATTTCGCTGGCTACCGCGAGCCAGCACGCGTCGGTGCTGCGGGCGAGCGGGTTGATCACGAGCGCGCGGTCGGGGAAGTCGCAGATCCACGAGATCACGCCGCTGGGGCTGGGAGTGATCCGGGCGAGCTGA
- a CDS encoding AfsR/SARP family transcriptional regulator: protein MTVDEVSYRAAPVRTRPAPVLTLPAFTDLKYRLLGPVSAVGVDGPARLGGPKQRTVLAALLLNANQVVSEDQLIELLWEDRPPASARGQLQVRVWELRKLLGREVIVRREPGYLIEVGPGELDTELFDDVAKDARRLIEGGEPRRGVERLRAVLELWQGPPLGGVTDVLVRRSGQILAEQRMTALEVLFDAELATGRHTHVVRELRHFVDEYPFGERLQEQLMLALQRSGRTPEALEVYTATRERLDAELGVEPGERLRAMHLQVLKGEGDEPPEAPPAAPVDEVVVPARPAELPRDVRGFAGRTEQLAQLDRQLAARAGAYASDVWIVHGIPGVGKTALALHWAHRVRERFPDGQLYVNLRGFDADREPMEPAVALAQLLRALGADPRRIPEEVDAQAGLYRSLLAERQVLLVLDNARDAEQVLPLLPPTGTVLITSRHRLGRLVAEFGAFSLGLGALTESDSRALLGGVLGEGRVAAEPAAAGELAALCGHLPLALRIAAANIATGPDTTVAAMAADLAKGDRLKQLVVDGSDESAVTRAFAVSYEALAPELRRLFRLLGLASCPDFTARGAAALTGDPVDTVARQLRLLAAAHLVEQHVAGRYRLHDLLRAYALRQAGAYEGPASRAKAWRRFVELYLSGADAAERIFGRRHDPRLPREPAVVPANPISFADSAEAAAWLDAEHENLCAVVTQAVTDGPYPIAWYLADSVRSAFYHRGRRVEWVDIATTVLAAARRLDVPAVEAVTAQSIGLAFVHRERHEQAVEWMTEALRVFERVDWPEGKAAALNASAISLRVAGRFEEAASQFELALELQRQCGYRLGQVSVLNNLASVHRQRCLLDAARACLDEALELAVAEGYQLGEAVVLVGIGVVQRLQGDLPGARRSLTRAFDLHKAHSHPYGQGSALCGLSLVSIDLGEFEQGRAQAVQGLEIARQEQNRETEVGALNALARAEAALGETCSAVRHQREAVAVARHWGSPWHVAEALSGMASVHGARGDHEEVLLVGAEALELARGGGLRLIEVRCLLELARAHAGQGRREEARRLCQEGLAHATGLPTLQTRAREVLSRL, encoded by the coding sequence ATGACGGTCGACGAAGTCTCCTACCGCGCAGCTCCGGTGCGGACCCGGCCGGCGCCCGTGCTGACGCTCCCGGCCTTCACGGACCTGAAGTACCGGCTGCTCGGCCCGGTTTCCGCGGTCGGCGTCGACGGGCCCGCCCGGCTCGGCGGCCCGAAGCAGCGGACCGTCCTGGCCGCCTTGCTGCTCAACGCCAACCAGGTCGTCTCCGAAGACCAGCTGATCGAGCTGCTGTGGGAAGACCGCCCGCCGGCGAGCGCGCGCGGGCAGCTGCAGGTGCGCGTCTGGGAGCTGCGCAAGCTGCTCGGCCGCGAGGTGATCGTGCGCCGCGAACCCGGGTACCTGATCGAGGTCGGGCCCGGCGAACTGGACACCGAGCTCTTCGACGACGTCGCCAAGGACGCCCGGCGGCTCATCGAGGGCGGCGAACCGCGCCGGGGCGTCGAGCGCCTGCGCGCGGTACTGGAACTCTGGCAGGGACCGCCGCTGGGCGGGGTCACCGACGTCCTCGTGCGGCGCAGCGGCCAGATCCTGGCCGAGCAGCGGATGACCGCGCTCGAGGTGCTCTTCGACGCCGAGCTCGCCACCGGACGGCACACGCACGTGGTGCGGGAACTGCGCCATTTCGTCGACGAATACCCCTTCGGCGAACGGCTGCAGGAACAGCTGATGCTCGCGCTGCAGCGGTCCGGGCGGACGCCGGAGGCGCTGGAGGTCTACACCGCGACCCGCGAACGCCTCGACGCCGAGCTGGGCGTCGAGCCCGGGGAGCGGCTGCGGGCGATGCACCTGCAGGTCCTCAAGGGCGAGGGCGACGAGCCGCCCGAAGCACCGCCCGCCGCGCCGGTGGACGAGGTAGTCGTGCCGGCGCGGCCCGCCGAGCTGCCCCGGGACGTGCGGGGCTTCGCCGGGCGGACCGAGCAGCTGGCACAGCTGGACCGGCAGCTCGCCGCGCGGGCCGGCGCCTACGCGTCGGACGTCTGGATCGTGCACGGCATCCCCGGCGTCGGGAAGACCGCGCTCGCGCTGCACTGGGCCCACCGCGTCCGCGAGCGGTTCCCGGACGGGCAGCTGTACGTGAACCTGCGCGGGTTCGACGCCGACCGCGAGCCGATGGAGCCGGCGGTCGCGCTGGCCCAGCTGCTGCGCGCGCTCGGCGCCGACCCGCGGCGGATCCCCGAGGAGGTCGACGCGCAGGCCGGGCTCTACCGCTCGCTGCTCGCCGAACGCCAGGTGCTGCTGGTGCTCGACAACGCCCGCGACGCCGAGCAGGTGCTGCCGCTGCTGCCGCCGACCGGGACCGTGCTGATCACCAGCCGCCACCGGCTCGGCAGGCTGGTCGCCGAGTTCGGCGCGTTCTCGCTCGGCCTCGGCGCGCTCACCGAGTCCGACTCGCGGGCGCTGCTCGGCGGCGTGCTCGGCGAAGGCCGGGTGGCGGCGGAGCCCGCGGCGGCCGGGGAACTGGCCGCGCTGTGCGGGCACCTGCCGCTGGCGCTGCGGATCGCGGCCGCGAACATCGCGACCGGCCCGGACACCACGGTCGCCGCGATGGCCGCGGACCTCGCCAAGGGCGACCGGCTCAAGCAGCTCGTCGTGGACGGGTCCGACGAAAGCGCCGTGACGCGGGCGTTCGCCGTCTCCTACGAGGCGCTCGCCCCGGAGCTGCGGCGGCTGTTCCGGCTGCTCGGCCTGGCTTCGTGCCCCGACTTCACCGCCCGGGGCGCCGCGGCGCTCACCGGTGACCCGGTCGACACGGTGGCGCGGCAGCTGCGGCTGCTGGCCGCGGCGCACCTGGTCGAGCAGCACGTCGCCGGCCGCTACCGGTTGCACGACCTGCTGCGGGCGTACGCGCTGCGCCAGGCCGGCGCGTACGAAGGCCCGGCCTCGCGGGCCAAGGCGTGGCGCCGGTTCGTCGAGCTGTACCTCTCCGGCGCGGACGCGGCGGAGCGGATCTTCGGCAGGCGCCACGACCCTCGGCTGCCGCGCGAACCCGCGGTGGTGCCGGCGAACCCCATCTCCTTCGCCGACTCCGCCGAGGCCGCGGCCTGGCTCGACGCCGAGCACGAGAACCTCTGCGCGGTCGTCACGCAGGCGGTGACCGACGGGCCGTACCCGATCGCCTGGTACCTCGCCGACTCCGTGCGCTCGGCGTTCTACCACCGGGGACGGCGGGTCGAGTGGGTCGACATCGCGACCACGGTCCTGGCCGCCGCGCGCCGCCTCGACGTCCCGGCGGTCGAAGCGGTCACGGCGCAGAGCATCGGGCTGGCGTTCGTCCACCGGGAACGGCACGAGCAGGCCGTCGAGTGGATGACCGAAGCGCTGCGCGTGTTCGAGCGCGTCGACTGGCCCGAGGGCAAGGCCGCCGCGCTCAACGCGTCCGCCATCTCGCTGCGGGTGGCCGGCCGGTTCGAGGAGGCGGCGTCGCAGTTCGAGCTGGCGCTGGAGCTGCAGCGCCAGTGCGGCTACCGGCTGGGCCAGGTCAGCGTGCTCAACAACCTGGCCTCGGTGCACCGGCAGCGCTGCCTGCTCGACGCGGCCCGCGCGTGCCTCGACGAGGCACTGGAACTCGCCGTCGCCGAGGGCTACCAGCTCGGTGAAGCGGTGGTGCTCGTCGGGATCGGGGTTGTCCAGCGGCTGCAGGGTGACCTGCCGGGCGCGCGGCGGTCGCTGACCCGGGCGTTCGACCTGCACAAGGCGCATTCCCACCCGTACGGCCAGGGGTCGGCGCTGTGCGGGCTGAGCCTGGTGTCGATCGACCTCGGCGAGTTCGAGCAGGGCCGCGCGCAAGCCGTGCAGGGACTGGAGATCGCCCGTCAGGAACAGAACCGCGAGACCGAGGTCGGCGCGCTCAACGCGCTGGCCAGGGCGGAGGCGGCGCTGGGGGAGACCTGCTCGGCGGTCCGCCACCAGCGGGAAGCGGTCGCGGTGGCCCGGCACTGGGGTTCGCCGTGGCACGTCGCGGAAGCGCTGAGCGGCATGGCGTCGGTCCACGGCGCGCGCGGCGACCACGAGGAGGTCCTGCTGGTCGGGGCGGAAGCGCTCGAGCTGGCCCGCGGCGGCGGCCTGCGGCTGATCGAGGTGCGCTGCCTGCTGGAGCTGGCCCGGGCGCACGCGGGTCAGGGGCGGCGCGAAGAGGCGCGCCGGCTCTGCCAGGAGGGGCTCGCGCACGCGACCGGGCTGCCGACGCTCCAGACCCGCGCCCGCGAGGTGCTGTCCCGGCTCTGA
- a CDS encoding carboxylesterase/lipase family protein — protein MRWGRAIAAVGAVVALAVSGVASPAAAGETKYVGELALTETGVVRGTAATDLVTFKGVPYAAPPVGSLRWRAPQAAKAWDGVLDATNFRSQCAQLGGLGGIIESYEENCLYLNVFAPKTSGIKPVVVWFYGGGFQNGTSATYDAARLAVQGDVVVVTVNYRVGVLGFLALPSLDGETPGVQSGNFGIQDQRASLKWVQRNIAGFGGNPGNVTIGGQSAGAGAACIHLASPASAGLFQRAIGETYSCGSPLLSKDAAETMGTTVATQFGCADTAAAANCLRGKTDVKALMQAWPPLPQGPVVGGSEQPLQPIDAFRQGKFNRVPMLWGNNRDEMRMIVSIQYDASGNPVTAESYPQIIRNTFGVDADRVLAKYPASAYPTPGLALSQVLSDAGDDQLATCQHVTAYRAAIAGQAKLFVYQFSDRTAPPVVDIPGFDEGAEHGAELNYLFPKFTGATLNAAQQALSDQMVKYWSTFARTGDPNASGLPAWPRFSTGTARDALSLDLASAGGNQKIDLATRSQCDFWATVPPPPGA, from the coding sequence ATGAGATGGGGAAGAGCCATCGCCGCGGTCGGTGCCGTGGTGGCGCTCGCGGTGTCGGGGGTCGCCTCACCGGCCGCCGCCGGTGAGACGAAGTACGTCGGCGAGCTGGCGCTCACCGAGACCGGGGTGGTCCGCGGGACCGCGGCCACCGACCTGGTGACGTTCAAGGGCGTGCCCTACGCCGCCCCGCCGGTCGGGTCGCTGCGCTGGCGGGCGCCGCAGGCCGCGAAGGCGTGGGACGGCGTCCTCGACGCCACGAACTTCCGCAGCCAGTGCGCGCAGCTCGGCGGGCTCGGCGGGATCATCGAGTCCTACGAGGAGAACTGCCTCTACCTCAACGTCTTCGCGCCGAAGACGTCCGGGATCAAGCCGGTCGTCGTGTGGTTCTACGGCGGCGGTTTCCAGAACGGCACCAGCGCCACCTACGACGCCGCCCGCCTGGCCGTGCAGGGTGACGTCGTGGTCGTCACCGTCAACTACCGGGTCGGCGTGCTGGGCTTCCTCGCGCTGCCGTCCCTCGACGGCGAGACGCCCGGCGTGCAGTCCGGCAACTTCGGCATCCAGGACCAGCGCGCGTCGCTGAAGTGGGTGCAGCGCAACATCGCCGGCTTCGGCGGCAACCCCGGCAACGTCACCATCGGCGGCCAGTCCGCCGGCGCCGGCGCCGCGTGCATCCACCTCGCTTCGCCCGCCTCGGCCGGGCTGTTCCAGCGCGCGATCGGCGAGACCTACAGCTGCGGCTCCCCGCTGCTCAGCAAGGACGCCGCCGAGACCATGGGCACGACCGTGGCCACGCAGTTCGGCTGCGCCGACACCGCCGCGGCCGCGAACTGCTTGCGCGGCAAGACCGACGTCAAGGCGCTGATGCAGGCGTGGCCGCCGCTGCCGCAGGGGCCCGTGGTGGGCGGCAGTGAACAGCCGCTGCAGCCGATCGACGCGTTCCGGCAGGGCAAGTTCAACCGCGTGCCGATGCTGTGGGGCAACAACCGCGACGAGATGCGGATGATCGTCAGCATCCAGTACGACGCCTCGGGCAACCCCGTCACCGCCGAGTCCTACCCGCAGATCATCCGGAACACCTTCGGCGTGGACGCCGACCGCGTCCTGGCGAAGTACCCCGCGTCCGCCTACCCGACGCCGGGTCTGGCGCTGTCGCAGGTGCTCAGCGACGCCGGTGACGACCAGCTCGCCACCTGCCAGCACGTCACGGCGTACCGGGCCGCGATCGCCGGGCAGGCCAAGCTGTTCGTCTACCAGTTCTCCGACCGCACGGCGCCGCCGGTGGTCGACATCCCCGGCTTCGACGAGGGTGCCGAGCACGGCGCGGAACTGAACTACCTGTTCCCGAAGTTCACCGGCGCGACGCTGAACGCGGCGCAGCAAGCGCTCTCCGACCAGATGGTCAAGTACTGGTCGACGTTCGCCCGCACCGGCGACCCGAACGCCTCGGGCCTGCCCGCGTGGCCGCGGTTCAGCACGGGAACGGCGCGTGACGCGCTGTCGCTGGACCTCGCGTCCGCCGGTGGCAACCAGAAGATCGACCTGGCGACGCGCAGCCAGTGCGACTTCTGGGCGACCGTGCCGCCTCCGCCGGGCGCCTGA